A genome region from Neisseria meningitidis includes the following:
- a CDS encoding amino acid ABC transporter substrate-binding protein, whose product MMLKKFVLGGIAALVLAACGGSESGSGASSAPAQSAVSGSLIERINNKGTVTVGTEGTYAPFTYHDKDGKLTGYDVEVTRAVAEKLGVKVEFKETQWDSMMAGLKAGRFDVVANQVGLTSPERQATFDKSDPYSWSGAVLVARNDSNIKSIDDIKGVKTAQSLTSNYGEKAKAAGADLVAVDGLAQSLTLIEQKRADATLNDELAVLDYLKKNPNAGVKIVWSAPADEKVGSGLIVNKGNDEAVAKFSTAINELKADGTLKKLGEQFFGKDISVQ is encoded by the coding sequence ATGATGTTGAAAAAATTCGTACTCGGCGGCATTGCCGCATTGGTTTTGGCGGCCTGCGGCGGTTCGGAAAGCGGCAGCGGAGCATCTTCCGCGCCTGCACAATCGGCAGTTTCCGGTTCTTTAATCGAGCGCATCAACAATAAAGGCACGGTTACCGTCGGCACGGAAGGCACTTACGCACCGTTTACCTACCACGACAAGGACGGCAAACTGACCGGTTACGATGTGGAAGTAACCCGCGCCGTGGCGGAAAAACTGGGCGTGAAAGTCGAGTTTAAAGAAACGCAATGGGATTCGATGATGGCGGGTTTGAAGGCGGGGCGTTTCGACGTGGTGGCAAACCAAGTCGGTCTGACCAGCCCCGAACGCCAAGCGACATTCGACAAATCCGATCCTTACAGCTGGAGCGGTGCCGTATTGGTTGCCCGTAACGACAGCAACATCAAATCTATCGACGACATCAAAGGCGTGAAAACCGCACAATCCCTGACCAGCAACTACGGCGAAAAAGCCAAAGCTGCAGGCGCAGATTTGGTGGCAGTGGACGGTTTGGCGCAATCGCTGACCCTGATTGAACAAAAACGTGCCGATGCAACCCTGAACGACGAATTGGCGGTTTTGGACTATCTGAAGAAAAACCCGAATGCGGGCGTGAAAATCGTTTGGTCCGCACCTGCCGATGAAAAAGTCGGTTCCGGCCTGATTGTCAACAAGGGCAATGACGAAGCCGTGGCGAAATTCAGTACGGCAATCAACGAGCTGAAAGCCGACGGTACGCTGAAAAAACTGGGCGAACAATTCTTCGGAAAAGACATCAGTGTTCAATAA
- the recB gene encoding exodeoxyribonuclease V subunit beta has product MSASIQAFDPLTVPISGTNLIEASAGTGKTYGIAALFTRLIVLEQKNVERVLVVTFTKAATAELKTRLRGRLDDVLQVLESKGIAKLGDDTLSDGIAAYCAEHHEGDTFLPELLKQALQKEGRTRLIVRLKAAIGQFDNAAIYTIHGFCQRILRDYAFLCQAPFDVEMTEEDGDRLLIPAQDFWRERVSNDPVLAALALKRKAVPQTVLAQISRYLSRPYLNFRRPQADLKQAQRNAETSWQTICRLLPELEAGFWRIHPDLNGNSYRKNSFGNLFKELAQKSAAGQLPFLDKDTHDRLLKLASDKLEAGLKKGKTPDAAVFAELQKLADFGRDLNALEEAEEATMIRLQLDLIEYLNRSLAEMKKSRRERGFDDLLLDVHTALTDNPHADTLARAVAENWETALIDEFQDTDPLQYEIFQKIFIAQNRPLFLVGDPKQAIYSFRGADIYAYLQAAEDARHRYTLATNYRSHAALIGSIGALFRLKERPFVLENIGYSEVGAARAESRLSPERPAVQVRWLHENDNEKANKDVLRRRAADYCADEIAHALNEAARGRLNFKGCPLQSGDIAVLVRTHNEAVMVSAALKKRQVQSVLLSRESVFASPEAAALSALIGFWLEPRRAGTLRFVLTSSIFGYNAQQLHDFNQNESEILHWAESARTALDNWNQYGIFAAMQQFSQTHGIETRLLSRNNGRSLTNYFQLLELLAAEDAQNRNPAALHKWLRDQISLVGNNGGDSRAIRLESDEDLVKIVTMHASKGLQYPLVYCPFAWDAQDTGPSDWQILHQGANRTELLAKAQLSEDEQKQYADEEMAERLRLLYVALTRAEEQLNIYAAYSTNTADNPLAYLIEGSPQDSRETVRRAYACEKDGIAMLKRNWRRVADNAPSGTNFAFTENAPPPAAYRSNAGQTAEFAANSIPERGFRFVRHTSFTALSRHTQTPDGGEEDACPSLDAAETSVPAMPSETPTASDGISIHDFPKGTQAGLCLHEILEDFKFGQAAAGQETLIADKLKKYGFEEIWLPAVAEMAEACRKTPLTGAYDLSDISPECRCPEMGFTLHTEDFSLKRLRDWFARDDVRLPEVCRAAAETLDFHTVNGFLNGFIDMVCQDPDGNICVIDYKSNHLGADASAYTQQAMDEAVTHHHYYLQALIYAVAAARYFKLRGQPPAAVSVRYLFLRGTDGKGGGVWRWDIDAAALEQIK; this is encoded by the coding sequence ATGTCTGCAAGCATCCAAGCATTCGACCCGCTAACCGTCCCCATTTCCGGCACCAACCTGATTGAGGCCTCTGCCGGCACCGGCAAAACCTACGGCATTGCCGCCCTGTTTACACGCCTGATCGTATTAGAACAAAAAAACGTCGAACGCGTATTGGTCGTAACCTTCACCAAAGCCGCCACCGCCGAGCTGAAAACACGCCTGCGCGGGCGTTTGGACGATGTGTTACAAGTTTTAGAAAGCAAAGGAATTGCCAAACTTGGAGACGACACGCTTTCAGACGGCATTGCCGCCTACTGCGCCGAACACCACGAAGGCGACACCTTCCTGCCCGAACTCTTAAAACAGGCTTTGCAAAAAGAGGGCCGGACGCGTCTGATTGTCCGCCTCAAGGCCGCCATCGGGCAATTCGACAACGCCGCCATCTATACCATCCACGGCTTCTGCCAGCGCATCCTGCGCGACTACGCCTTCCTGTGCCAAGCACCGTTCGATGTCGAAATGACCGAAGAAGACGGCGACCGCCTGCTTATCCCGGCGCAAGATTTTTGGCGGGAACGCGTCAGCAATGATCCGGTGCTTGCCGCATTGGCGCTTAAACGCAAAGCTGTGCCGCAAACCGTCCTTGCCCAAATTTCGCGCTATCTTTCCCGCCCGTACCTGAATTTCCGCCGTCCGCAGGCGGATTTGAAACAGGCGCAGCGCAACGCCGAAACCTCATGGCAAACCATCTGCCGCCTGCTGCCAGAACTGGAAGCCGGCTTTTGGCGCATTCATCCCGACCTCAACGGCAACAGTTACCGCAAAAACAGCTTCGGCAACCTTTTTAAAGAACTGGCACAAAAATCCGCCGCCGGACAACTGCCCTTTCTGGACAAAGACACACACGACAGACTCTTGAAACTTGCATCCGACAAACTCGAAGCCGGACTGAAAAAAGGCAAAACGCCCGATGCGGCAGTATTTGCCGAATTGCAGAAACTGGCAGACTTCGGGCGCGATTTGAACGCACTCGAAGAAGCGGAAGAAGCAACAATGATCCGGCTGCAACTGGATTTAATCGAATACCTCAACCGCAGCCTTGCCGAGATGAAAAAATCGCGCCGCGAACGCGGTTTCGACGACCTGCTGCTCGATGTCCACACCGCGCTGACCGACAATCCGCACGCCGACACTCTCGCCCGCGCCGTTGCCGAAAACTGGGAAACCGCGCTGATCGACGAGTTCCAAGACACCGACCCGCTGCAATACGAAATCTTCCAAAAGATTTTCATCGCCCAAAACCGACCGCTGTTCCTCGTCGGCGATCCCAAACAGGCGATTTACAGCTTTCGCGGAGCGGACATTTACGCCTACCTTCAGGCGGCGGAAGACGCGCGGCACCGCTACACGCTCGCCACCAACTACCGCAGCCACGCCGCGCTTATCGGCAGCATAGGCGCGCTGTTCCGCCTCAAAGAACGCCCGTTCGTTTTGGAAAACATCGGCTATTCGGAAGTCGGTGCGGCGCGTGCCGAAAGCAGGCTGTCCCCCGAACGTCCTGCCGTACAGGTTCGTTGGCTGCACGAAAACGACAATGAAAAAGCCAACAAAGACGTTTTGCGCCGCCGTGCCGCCGACTATTGCGCCGACGAAATCGCCCACGCGCTCAACGAAGCCGCCAGAGGCCGTCTGAATTTCAAAGGCTGCCCGTTGCAGTCGGGCGATATTGCCGTGCTGGTACGCACGCACAACGAGGCGGTGATGGTTTCCGCCGCCCTGAAAAAACGGCAGGTGCAAAGCGTCCTGCTTTCGCGCGAATCCGTGTTCGCCTCGCCCGAAGCCGCCGCCCTGTCCGCACTCATCGGCTTCTGGCTCGAACCGCGCCGCGCCGGAACGCTGCGCTTTGTCCTGACAAGCAGCATATTCGGCTATAACGCGCAGCAATTGCACGACTTCAACCAAAACGAAAGCGAGATTTTGCATTGGGCGGAATCTGCCCGAACCGCGCTCGACAACTGGAATCAATACGGCATTTTCGCCGCCATGCAGCAATTTTCCCAAACACACGGCATCGAAACGCGCCTCTTAAGCCGGAACAACGGGCGCAGCCTGACCAACTATTTCCAACTGCTCGAACTGCTTGCCGCCGAAGACGCCCAAAACCGCAACCCCGCCGCGCTGCACAAATGGCTGCGCGACCAAATCAGCCTGGTCGGTAACAACGGCGGCGACAGCCGAGCCATCCGTCTGGAAAGCGACGAAGATTTGGTCAAAATCGTTACCATGCACGCCTCGAAAGGTTTGCAGTATCCGCTGGTGTACTGCCCGTTTGCGTGGGACGCGCAAGATACCGGACCGTCCGACTGGCAAATCCTCCACCAAGGCGCAAACCGAACCGAACTGTTGGCAAAGGCGCAACTGTCGGAAGACGAACAGAAACAATACGCCGATGAAGAAATGGCGGAACGCCTGCGCCTGCTTTATGTCGCGCTGACGCGTGCCGAGGAACAGCTCAACATCTACGCCGCGTACTCCACCAATACTGCCGACAACCCCCTCGCCTACCTGATTGAAGGCTCGCCCCAAGACAGCCGTGAAACCGTCCGCCGTGCCTATGCGTGTGAAAAAGACGGCATCGCGATGCTCAAACGCAACTGGCGGCGCGTGGCGGACAACGCCCCTTCCGGCACAAATTTCGCCTTCACCGAAAATGCGCCGCCCCCTGCCGCCTATCGCAGCAACGCCGGTCAAACCGCCGAATTTGCCGCAAACAGCATTCCCGAACGCGGATTCCGATTTGTCCGCCACACCAGCTTTACCGCCTTAAGCCGCCATACCCAAACGCCCGACGGCGGCGAAGAAGATGCCTGCCCGTCCTTGGATGCCGCCGAAACCTCGGTGCCGGCGATGCCGTCTGAAACGCCGACGGCTTCAGACGGCATATCGATACACGATTTTCCGAAAGGCACGCAGGCGGGGCTGTGCCTGCACGAAATTCTTGAAGATTTCAAATTCGGACAAGCAGCCGCCGGACAGGAAACCCTCATTGCCGACAAGCTGAAAAAATACGGTTTTGAAGAAATATGGCTGCCCGCCGTTGCCGAAATGGCGGAAGCCTGCCGCAAAACGCCGCTGACGGGGGCATACGACCTGTCCGACATCTCACCCGAGTGCCGCTGTCCCGAAATGGGCTTTACCCTCCACACCGAAGACTTCAGCCTCAAACGCCTGCGCGACTGGTTTGCCCGCGACGATGTCCGGCTGCCCGAAGTCTGCCGTGCCGCCGCCGAAACGCTAGACTTCCACACCGTCAACGGCTTTTTAAACGGCTTTATCGATATGGTCTGCCAAGACCCCGACGGCAATATCTGCGTCATCGACTACAAGTCGAACCACCTCGGCGCGGACGCATCCGCCTACACGCAACAGGCGATGGACGAAGCCGTCACGCACCACCACTATTACCTTCAGGCGCTGATTTACGCCGTTGCCGCCGCACGCTACTTCAAACTGCGCGGACAACCGCCCGCCGCCGTTTCCGTCCGCTACCTGTTTTTGCGCGGCACAGACGGCAAAGGCGGCGGCGTTTGGCGTTGGGACATAGATGCCGCCGCTTTGGAACAGATAAAATAA
- a CDS encoding Dyp-type peroxidase, with the protein MNTPQSAIIPDHAQAGIFIEADFAANRLNDIKAACRASLDALSALKTRFPDDILGLTIAFGSKAWATFGHTDEGSEIKPFSEMGNGLAPSTQHDMSIHIQSFRQNAAYALAQSVLGAFGDSICVASEEHGLRLYQDRGLDGFVDGTENPQGDENVREVAIIPEGKPDAGGSYVLLQKYLHDLKKWDAVPVAEQEASVGRGKETDDEFGHDVRLPDSHLGRVNLKENGVGLKIVRRSLPFGKISGEHGLMFTAYCRTLHNIEAQLLSMFGDTDGKTDLLLRHLSAAVSGGYYYAPSVERLQNL; encoded by the coding sequence ATGAACACGCCCCAATCCGCCATCATTCCCGACCACGCCCAAGCCGGCATCTTTATCGAAGCCGACTTCGCCGCCAACCGCCTCAACGATATTAAAGCCGCCTGCCGCGCTTCGCTCGACGCGTTATCCGCCTTGAAAACCCGCTTTCCGGACGATATTTTGGGTCTGACCATCGCCTTCGGCAGCAAAGCCTGGGCAACATTCGGACATACGGACGAAGGCAGTGAAATCAAACCCTTCTCCGAAATGGGCAACGGGCTTGCGCCGTCCACGCAGCACGATATGTCCATCCACATCCAATCTTTCCGCCAAAACGCCGCCTACGCGCTTGCCCAATCCGTTTTGGGCGCGTTCGGCGACAGCATATGCGTCGCGTCCGAAGAACACGGTTTGCGCCTGTATCAGGATCGCGGGCTGGACGGTTTCGTCGACGGCACGGAAAACCCGCAGGGCGATGAAAATGTCCGCGAAGTCGCCATCATCCCCGAAGGAAAACCCGATGCGGGCGGCAGCTATGTCCTGCTGCAAAAATACCTGCACGATTTGAAAAAATGGGATGCCGTCCCCGTCGCCGAACAGGAGGCCTCGGTCGGACGCGGCAAGGAAACCGACGACGAATTCGGCCACGATGTCCGCCTGCCCGATTCGCACCTCGGCCGCGTCAACCTGAAAGAAAACGGAGTCGGCCTGAAAATCGTCCGCCGCAGCCTGCCCTTCGGCAAAATCAGCGGCGAACACGGTTTGATGTTTACCGCATACTGCCGCACGCTGCACAATATCGAAGCGCAATTATTGAGTATGTTCGGCGACACGGATGGCAAAACCGACCTGCTGCTCCGGCACCTCTCCGCCGCCGTTTCGGGCGGATACTACTACGCGCCGTCTGTCGAACGCCTGCAAAACCTCTAA
- a CDS encoding amino acid ABC transporter ATP-binding protein, which produces MIKIRNIHKTFGKNTILRGINLDVCKGQVVVILGPSGSGKTTFLRCLNALEMPEDGQIEFDNERPLKIDFSKKPSKHDILALRRKSGMVFQQYNLFPHKTALENVMEGPVAVQGKPAAQAREEALKLLEKVGLGDKVDLYPYQLSGGQQQRVGIARALAIQPELMLFDEPTSALDPELVQDVLNAMKELAREGWTMVVVTHEIKFALEVATTVVVMDGGVIVEQGSPKELFDHPKHERTRRFLSQIQSTKI; this is translated from the coding sequence ATGATTAAAATCCGCAATATCCATAAGACCTTCGGCAAAAATACCATTTTGCGCGGCATCAATTTGGATGTGTGCAAAGGGCAGGTGGTCGTCATCCTCGGGCCTTCCGGCTCAGGCAAAACGACGTTTCTGCGATGCCTAAACGCGTTGGAAATGCCCGAAGACGGACAAATCGAGTTCGACAACGAGCGACCGCTGAAAATCGATTTTTCTAAAAAACCAAGCAAACACGATATTTTGGCACTGCGCCGCAAATCAGGCATGGTGTTTCAACAATACAACCTCTTTCCGCACAAAACCGCCTTGGAAAACGTGATGGAAGGACCGGTTGCCGTACAGGGCAAGCCTGCCGCCCAAGCGCGCGAAGAGGCTCTGAAACTGCTGGAAAAAGTCGGCTTGGGCGACAAAGTGGATTTGTATCCCTACCAGCTTTCCGGCGGTCAGCAGCAGCGCGTCGGCATTGCCCGAGCATTGGCGATTCAGCCCGAGCTGATGTTGTTTGACGAACCCACTTCCGCGCTTGACCCCGAGTTGGTGCAAGACGTGTTGAACGCCATGAAGGAATTGGCGCGGGAAGGTTGGACGATGGTCGTCGTTACCCACGAAATCAAGTTCGCGCTGGAAGTTGCCACGACCGTTGTCGTGATGGACGGCGGCGTTATCGTAGAGCAGGGCAGCCCGAAAGAGTTGTTCGACCACCCCAAACACGAACGGACGCGGAGATTTTTAAGCCAAATCCAATCTACCAAGATTTGA
- a CDS encoding peptidylprolyl isomerase: MIILHTNKGDIKIELDFDKAPVTAKNFEQYVKDGFYDGVIFHRVIKGFMIQGGGMDENMNEKETRDPIQNEASNGLPNDKYTIAMARTSDPHSASAQFFINTADNAFLNFRSKELYGKTVVQDWGYAVFGKVVDGFDVVDAIEGVSTKRHGYHDDVPSEPVVIIKAEAV, encoded by the coding sequence ATGATTATCCTGCACACCAACAAAGGCGACATCAAAATCGAACTCGATTTCGACAAAGCCCCCGTTACCGCCAAAAACTTCGAGCAATACGTCAAAGACGGCTTCTACGACGGCGTAATCTTCCACCGCGTCATCAAAGGCTTCATGATTCAAGGCGGCGGCATGGATGAAAACATGAACGAAAAAGAAACCCGCGATCCGATTCAAAACGAAGCGTCCAACGGCCTGCCCAACGATAAATACACCATCGCCATGGCACGCACTTCCGACCCCCATTCCGCCAGCGCGCAATTCTTCATCAACACTGCCGACAACGCTTTCCTGAACTTCCGTTCTAAAGAGCTGTACGGCAAAACCGTCGTCCAAGACTGGGGCTATGCAGTATTCGGTAAAGTCGTTGACGGTTTTGACGTTGTCGATGCCATCGAAGGCGTATCCACCAAACGCCACGGCTACCATGACGACGTACCGAGCGAACCTGTCGTCATCATTAAAGCCGAAGCGGTATAA
- the pth gene encoding aminoacyl-tRNA hydrolase encodes MSNTIKMVVGLGNPGKEYEQTRHNAGFWFLDELAWKWKASFKEEKKFFGEVARATLPDGDVWLLKPTTFMNRSGQAVAALAQFYKIKPEEILVVHDELDIPCGRIKFKLGGGNGGHNGLKDIQAKLGTADYYRLRLGIGHPGDRNLVVGYVLNKPSTEHRRQIDDAVAKSLQAIPDILAGKCEEATRFLHSK; translated from the coding sequence ATGTCAAACACAATCAAAATGGTTGTCGGCTTGGGCAACCCGGGCAAAGAATACGAACAGACACGCCACAATGCGGGTTTTTGGTTCCTCGACGAACTGGCGTGGAAATGGAAGGCTTCATTTAAAGAAGAAAAAAAATTCTTCGGCGAAGTCGCCCGTGCTACCCTGCCCGACGGCGATGTCTGGCTGCTCAAGCCGACCACGTTCATGAACCGTTCCGGACAGGCAGTTGCCGCCCTTGCGCAGTTTTATAAAATCAAACCCGAAGAAATCCTCGTCGTCCACGACGAACTCGACATTCCCTGCGGACGGATCAAATTCAAACTCGGCGGCGGCAACGGTGGACACAACGGCTTGAAAGACATTCAGGCAAAACTCGGCACGGCAGACTATTACCGCCTGCGCCTCGGCATCGGCCACCCGGGCGACCGCAACCTCGTCGTCGGCTATGTCCTGAACAAACCCAGTACGGAACACCGCCGACAGATTGACGATGCCGTCGCCAAATCCCTGCAAGCCATACCCGACATCCTTGCCGGCAAATGTGAAGAGGCAACCCGCTTCCTGCACAGCAAATGA
- a CDS encoding SLC13 family permease → MNLHAKDKTQHPENVELLSAQKPITDFKGLLTTIISAVVCFGIYHILPYAPDANKGIALLIFVAALWFTEAVHITVTALMIPILAVVLGFPDMDIKKAMADFSNPIIYIFFGGFALATALHMQRLDRKIAVSLLRLSRGSMKAAVLMLFLVTAFLSMWISNTATAAMMLPLAMGMLSHLDREKERKTYVFVLLGIAYCASIGGLGTLVGSPPNLIAAKALNLDFVGWMKLGLPMMLLILPLMLLSLYVILKPNLNERVEIKAESIPWTLHRVIALLIFLATAAAWIFSSKIKTAFGISNPDTVIALSAAVAVVVFGVAQWKEVARNTDWGVLMLFGGGISLSTLLKTSGASEALGQQVAATFSGAPAFLVILIVAAFIIFLTEFTSNTASAALLVPIFSGIAMQMGLPEQVLVFVIGIGASCAFMLPVATPPNAIVFGTGLIKQREMMNVGILLNILCVVLVALWAYAVLM, encoded by the coding sequence ATGAACCTGCATGCAAAGGACAAAACCCAGCATCCTGAAAACGTCGAGCTTCTCAGTGCGCAGAAGCCGATTACCGACTTTAAAGGACTGCTGACCACCATTATTTCCGCCGTCGTCTGTTTCGGCATTTACCATATCCTGCCCTACGCCCCTGATGCCAACAAAGGTATCGCGCTGCTGATTTTCGTTGCCGCACTTTGGTTTACCGAAGCCGTCCACATTACCGTTACCGCGCTGATGATCCCTATCCTCGCCGTCGTACTCGGTTTCCCCGACATGGACATCAAAAAGGCGATGGCTGATTTTTCCAACCCGATTATCTACATTTTTTTCGGCGGTTTCGCACTCGCCACCGCCCTGCATATGCAGCGTCTCGACCGCAAAATCGCCGTCAGCCTGCTGCGGCTGTCGCGCGGCAGTATGAAGGCCGCCGTGCTGATGTTGTTCCTCGTTACCGCCTTTCTGTCCATGTGGATCAGCAACACCGCCACCGCCGCGATGATGCTGCCTCTGGCAATGGGTATGCTGAGCCACCTCGACCGGGAAAAAGAACGCAAAACCTACGTCTTCGTCCTGCTCGGCATCGCCTATTGCGCCAGCATCGGCGGCTTGGGCACGCTCGTCGGCTCGCCGCCCAACCTGATTGCCGCCAAAGCCCTAAACTTGGACTTCGTCGGCTGGATGAAGCTCGGCCTGCCGATGATGCTGTTGATTCTGCCCTTGATGCTGCTCTCCCTGTACGTCATCCTCAAACCTAATTTGAACGAACGTGTGGAAATCAAAGCCGAATCCATCCCTTGGACGCTGCACCGTGTCATCGCGCTGTTGATTTTCCTTGCCACAGCCGCCGCGTGGATATTCAGTTCCAAAATCAAAACCGCCTTCGGCATTTCCAATCCCGACACCGTTATCGCCCTGAGTGCCGCCGTCGCCGTCGTTGTATTTGGTGTGGCGCAATGGAAGGAAGTCGCCCGCAATACCGACTGGGGCGTGTTGATGCTCTTCGGCGGCGGCATCAGCCTGAGCACGCTGTTGAAAACATCCGGCGCGTCCGAAGCCTTGGGACAGCAGGTTGCCGCCACCTTTTCCGGCGCACCCGCATTTTTGGTAATACTCATCGTCGCCGCCTTCATTATTTTTCTGACCGAGTTCACCAGCAACACCGCCTCCGCCGCATTGCTTGTACCGATTTTCTCCGGCATCGCTATGCAGATGGGGCTGCCCGAACAAGTCTTGGTATTCGTCATCGGCATCGGCGCATCTTGTGCCTTCATGCTGCCGGTTGCCACACCGCCTAACGCGATTGTGTTCGGCACAGGCTTAATCAAGCAACGCGAAATGATGAATGTCGGCATACTGCTGAACATCCTCTGCGTAGTATTGGTTGCTCTGTGGGCTTATGCTGTACTGATGTAA
- a CDS encoding phosphomannomutase/phosphoglucomutase, translated as MANIARDIFKAYDIRGIVGKTLTDDAAYLIGRAIAAKAAEKGMTRIALGRDGRLSGPELMEHIQRGFTDSGIGVLNVGMVATPMLYFAAINECGGSGVMITGSHNPPDYNGFKMMLGGDTLAGEAIQELLAIVEKDGFVAADKQGNVTEKDISGEYHNHIVGHIKLKRPMKIAIDAGNGVGGAFAGKLYKGLGNEVTELFCDVDGTFPNHHPDPSKPKNLQDLIAALKNGDAEIGLAFDGDADRLGVVTKDGNIIYPDRQLMLFAQDVLNRNPGAKVIFDVKSTRLLAPWIKEHGGEAIMEKTGHSFIKSAMKKTGALVAGEMSGHIFFKERWFGFDDGLYAGARLLEILSASDNPSEVLNNLPQSISTPELNIALPEGSNGHQVIDELAAKAEFEGATEIITIDGLRVEFPDGFGLMRASNTTPILVLRFEADTQAAIERIQNQFKAVIESNPNLIWPL; from the coding sequence ATGGCAAATATTGCCCGCGACATCTTCAAAGCCTACGACATCCGAGGCATTGTCGGCAAAACCCTGACTGACGATGCCGCCTATCTCATCGGCAGGGCCATCGCCGCCAAAGCCGCCGAAAAAGGCATGACCCGCATCGCGCTCGGACGCGACGGACGCTTGAGCGGTCCCGAACTGATGGAGCACATCCAACGCGGCTTTACCGACAGCGGCATCGGCGTACTCAACGTCGGCATGGTCGCCACTCCTATGCTCTATTTTGCCGCCATCAACGAATGCGGCGGCAGCGGCGTGATGATTACCGGCAGCCACAATCCGCCTGATTACAACGGTTTCAAAATGATGCTCGGCGGCGACACGCTCGCAGGCGAAGCCATTCAAGAACTTTTAGCTATTGTTGAGAAAGATGGTTTTGTTGCCGCCGACAAACAAGGCAACGTAACCGAAAAAGACATCTCCGGCGAATACCACAACCACATCGTCGGCCACATCAAACTCAAACGCCCCATGAAAATTGCCATCGACGCGGGCAACGGCGTGGGCGGCGCGTTTGCCGGCAAACTCTATAAAGGCTTGGGCAACGAAGTAACCGAGCTTTTCTGCGACGTGGACGGCACTTTCCCCAACCACCATCCCGACCCATCCAAACCGAAAAACCTGCAAGATTTGATTGCCGCGCTGAAAAACGGTGATGCCGAAATCGGCCTGGCGTTTGACGGCGATGCCGACCGCTTGGGTGTGGTCACCAAAGACGGCAACATTATTTATCCCGACCGCCAACTGATGCTGTTCGCCCAAGACGTTTTGAACCGCAATCCCGGCGCGAAAGTCATTTTCGACGTGAAGTCCACCCGCCTGCTTGCGCCTTGGATTAAAGAACACGGCGGCGAAGCCATAATGGAAAAAACCGGCCACAGCTTTATCAAATCCGCCATGAAAAAAACCGGCGCGCTGGTTGCCGGCGAAATGAGCGGACACATCTTCTTCAAAGAACGCTGGTTCGGCTTCGACGACGGTCTGTACGCCGGCGCACGCCTCTTGGAAATCCTGTCTGCCTCCGATAATCCGTCCGAAGTGTTAAACAACCTGCCGCAAAGCATTTCCACGCCCGAACTCAACATCGCCCTGCCCGAAGGCAGCAACGGCCATCAGGTTATCGACGAACTCGCCGCCAAAGCCGAATTTGAAGGCGCAACCGAAATCATCACCATCGACGGTCTGCGCGTTGAATTTCCCGACGGCTTCGGTCTGATGCGTGCTTCCAATACCACGCCGATTCTGGTGTTGCGTTTTGAGGCGGATACGCAAGCAGCCATCGAGCGGATTCAAAACCAATTCAAAGCCGTCATCGAAAGCAATCCGAATCTAATCTGGCCTCTGTAA
- a CDS encoding amino acid ABC transporter permease: MFNNFLASLPFMTETRADMIVSAFLPMVKAGFAVSLPLAAASFVIGMMIAVAVALVRIMPAGGIVRKILLKLVEFYISVIRGTPLLVQLVIVFYGLPSVGIYIDPIPAAIIGFSLNVGAYASETIRAAILSVPKGQWEAGFSIGMTYMQTFRRIVAPQAFRVAVPPLSNEFIGLFKNTSLAAVVTVTELFRVAQETANRTYDFLPVYIEAALVYWCFCKVLFLIQARLEKRFDRYVAK, from the coding sequence GTGTTCAATAATTTCCTTGCTTCGCTGCCGTTTATGACGGAAACACGCGCCGATATGATTGTCAGCGCGTTTTTGCCTATGGTCAAAGCCGGCTTCGCGGTCTCTCTGCCTTTGGCGGCAGCTTCTTTCGTTATCGGTATGATGATTGCGGTAGCCGTGGCTTTGGTGCGGATTATGCCCGCCGGCGGCATCGTGCGGAAAATCCTGCTGAAATTGGTGGAATTTTATATTTCCGTCATTCGCGGTACGCCGCTGTTGGTTCAGCTTGTGATTGTGTTTTACGGGCTGCCTTCCGTCGGCATCTATATCGACCCGATTCCTGCCGCCATCATCGGCTTTTCGCTCAATGTCGGCGCATATGCTTCCGAAACCATACGCGCGGCAATTTTGTCCGTACCGAAAGGCCAATGGGAAGCAGGTTTCTCCATCGGCATGACCTATATGCAGACGTTCCGCCGCATCGTCGCGCCGCAGGCATTTCGCGTTGCCGTGCCGCCTTTGAGCAACGAGTTTATCGGTTTGTTTAAAAACACCTCGCTCGCGGCAGTCGTGACGGTAACGGAATTATTCCGCGTCGCGCAGGAAACGGCAAACCGCACTTATGACTTTTTGCCCGTCTATATCGAAGCCGCTTTGGTTTACTGGTGTTTTTGTAAAGTGCTGTTCCTGATTCAGGCGCGTTTGGAAAAACGTTTCGACCGCTACGTCGCCAAATAA